The following coding sequences are from one Nonlabens arenilitoris window:
- a CDS encoding outer membrane protein assembly factor BamD has protein sequence MKNYIVLLLIAIMAVSCGPYQTALKSTDNEVKLAMIDTLLKREKYSKAVNLFDQIIPQYRGTDKAEALSIKYAQALYETRDYPNSAYQYERFVQSHPTSDNREYAAFMGAKSHYHMSAVYSKSQVNTDRALAKLQDYINLYPDGEYAEEANKLVSELRFKLDRKAYEIAKNYHHRSRFIPAIKSFENFIIQHPGSEFMDDAQFYLIDSQYLYAMKSREELIPERLELATKYYNTFVSRFPASEYREDADEIMENINDYKIKNNI, from the coding sequence ATGAAAAACTATATTGTTTTACTTCTTATAGCGATTATGGCGGTAAGCTGTGGACCTTATCAGACAGCGTTAAAATCTACTGATAACGAGGTAAAGCTAGCTATGATTGATACACTTCTTAAAAGAGAGAAGTATAGCAAAGCTGTTAATCTTTTTGATCAAATCATACCGCAGTATAGAGGTACAGATAAGGCAGAAGCATTGTCTATTAAATACGCACAAGCTTTATATGAAACTAGGGATTATCCTAACAGTGCTTATCAATATGAGCGTTTTGTGCAATCACATCCTACAAGTGATAATAGAGAATATGCTGCTTTTATGGGAGCAAAAAGTCACTATCACATGTCTGCAGTTTATTCTAAAAGTCAGGTGAATACAGATAGAGCTTTAGCAAAGTTACAGGACTACATCAATTTATATCCAGATGGTGAATATGCAGAAGAAGCAAATAAATTAGTGTCTGAGTTGAGGTTTAAACTAGACCGTAAGGCATATGAAATTGCAAAAAATTACCATCATCGCAGTAGGTTCATTCCAGCAATAAAGAGTTTTGAGAATTTTATCATTCAGCATCCAGGATCAGAATTTATGGATGACGCGCAGTTTTACCTTATAGATTCACAGTATTTGTATGCTATGAAGAGTAGAGAAGAGCTGATTCCAGAAAGATTAGAGCTTGCTACAAAATATTATAATACCTTTGTCTCTCGTTTTCCGGCTAGTGAGTATCGCGAGGATGCAGATGAGATTATGGAAAACATCAACGATTACAAAATAAAGAATAACATCTAA
- the ligA gene encoding NAD-dependent DNA ligase LigA — protein sequence MSPKEQIQSLRDELREHNYNYYVNDNPTISDFEFDKKLEQLKTLEAAHPEFYDATSPSVRVGGEVTKNFNTVKHINRMYSLDNSYSIEDLRDWETRIKKIVDGEIQYTCELKYDGASISLHYANGKFVQAVTRGDGNQGDEVTANVRTIKSVPLQLKGNDVPEKFEIRGEIVLPWDGFHKMNEEREALGLDLYRNPRNTASGSLKLQDSAEVAKRPLDCLLYQLAGENLPVKSQFDSLLLARKWGFKAPQESKLVNSIEDVFEFINHWDIARKELPYETDGVVIKVNSLDQQDELGFTAKAPKWAMAYKFAAEQVSTRLEEITYQVGRTGSITPVANLEPVEISGTTVRRASLHNADQIEKLDIRVGDEVYVEKGGEIIPKIVAVDLTKRPENSTPTVYASHCPECDTELVRTDGDAKHYCPNDMACPPQVKGRIEHFISRKAMDIDGIGAETVGQLVDAGLIHNYADLYDLTVEQVLPLERMAQKSAENMINGIEASKEVPFERVLFALGIRYVGETVAKKLAKHYKNVEALLNMPAEPDKSSIDLFADVSSAADKKMEELTAVPEIGESIAQSIVEFIQNDDQMAIVERLKNAGLQFALSEEQLEGQTDKLAGKSFVISGVFEMSRNDLKKLVEDNGGKNSSSISSKTDYLIRGDKMGPSKLEKAEKLGITMISEQEFLAMI from the coding sequence ATGAGTCCAAAAGAACAAATACAATCCCTGCGCGATGAATTGCGCGAGCACAATTATAATTACTACGTTAACGATAATCCTACCATATCAGACTTTGAGTTTGATAAGAAACTGGAGCAATTAAAAACGCTAGAGGCCGCTCATCCTGAGTTCTATGACGCGACCAGTCCATCTGTGCGTGTAGGTGGTGAGGTGACTAAAAACTTCAATACCGTTAAGCATATCAACCGCATGTACTCGCTAGATAATTCTTATTCTATTGAGGATTTGCGTGATTGGGAAACGCGTATCAAGAAAATAGTGGATGGCGAAATTCAGTATACTTGTGAGCTTAAATATGATGGTGCCAGCATAAGTTTACATTATGCAAACGGCAAGTTTGTCCAAGCCGTCACTCGTGGAGATGGAAATCAAGGTGATGAGGTAACGGCAAACGTGCGCACAATTAAGTCTGTACCATTACAATTAAAAGGAAACGACGTTCCTGAGAAGTTTGAAATACGTGGTGAGATTGTGTTGCCTTGGGATGGATTCCATAAAATGAATGAAGAACGTGAGGCACTAGGATTGGATTTATATCGCAATCCGCGTAATACGGCTAGTGGTAGTTTAAAACTTCAGGATAGTGCTGAGGTGGCAAAAAGACCACTGGACTGTTTGTTGTATCAACTTGCTGGTGAAAATTTACCAGTAAAAAGTCAGTTTGATTCTTTATTGCTTGCGCGAAAATGGGGATTTAAAGCACCTCAAGAGAGTAAATTAGTCAATTCTATAGAAGACGTGTTTGAGTTCATCAATCACTGGGACATTGCACGAAAGGAATTACCATATGAGACGGATGGTGTTGTGATAAAGGTAAATTCTCTAGATCAACAAGATGAGCTAGGTTTTACTGCCAAAGCGCCAAAATGGGCGATGGCCTATAAGTTTGCGGCAGAGCAGGTTTCCACAAGACTAGAAGAGATTACGTATCAAGTAGGTCGTACTGGTTCTATAACGCCAGTGGCTAATCTGGAGCCAGTAGAGATATCTGGAACAACCGTACGACGTGCAAGCTTACATAATGCCGACCAAATAGAAAAACTAGATATAAGAGTAGGTGATGAGGTATATGTAGAGAAAGGTGGTGAGATCATTCCTAAAATAGTGGCTGTAGATTTAACTAAACGACCAGAAAATTCCACTCCTACGGTTTATGCCTCGCACTGTCCAGAATGTGATACAGAACTTGTGCGTACTGATGGAGATGCAAAGCATTATTGCCCTAATGATATGGCCTGTCCACCACAAGTAAAAGGTAGAATCGAACATTTTATTTCTCGCAAAGCGATGGATATTGATGGGATAGGAGCAGAGACTGTAGGTCAATTAGTCGACGCAGGATTGATACACAACTATGCAGATTTGTACGATCTAACGGTAGAGCAGGTTTTACCGCTAGAACGCATGGCGCAAAAAAGTGCCGAGAATATGATCAATGGAATAGAGGCTAGTAAGGAAGTGCCATTTGAACGAGTGTTGTTTGCTTTGGGGATTAGATATGTAGGTGAAACGGTAGCTAAAAAACTAGCCAAACATTATAAAAACGTCGAGGCGTTATTAAATATGCCAGCAGAGCCTGATAAGAGTTCTATTGACTTATTTGCTGATGTTTCCAGTGCGGCAGATAAAAAGATGGAAGAATTAACCGCTGTTCCAGAAATAGGAGAAAGTATCGCTCAATCTATAGTTGAATTTATCCAGAATGATGATCAAATGGCGATAGTAGAACGTTTGAAAAATGCTGGTCTACAATTTGCATTGAGTGAAGAGCAATTAGAAGGTCAGACTGATAAATTAGCAGGTAAAAGCTTTGTGATTTCAGGTGTTTTTGAAATGTCTAGAAATGATTTAAAGAAACTGGTAGAGGATAATGGAGGTAAAAACTCGAGTTCGATTTCTAGTAAGACTGACTATCTGATCCGAGGTGATAAAATGGGACCTTCTAAACTTGAAAAAGCAGAGAAATTAGGTATCACTATGATTAGCGAGCAAGAATTTCTAGCAATGATTTAA
- a CDS encoding DUF6913 domain-containing protein: MIFNGIKRRWLRKELQRLQKELERPSIKWPESLVVIFDGQYHNDMSPFYNWANELNIKKDNVTFIAFVSDKKKSTIDEAHLIDRKLIKWSGGITDSETKKLLSKSFDLQINHFNKENDLLEYVSLALPSSLKVAYGGDKESLFDLSIGVEINDYKGLIAELKKYLKILTQ, translated from the coding sequence ATGATTTTTAACGGAATTAAGCGCCGCTGGTTGCGCAAAGAACTGCAAAGATTACAAAAAGAGCTAGAGAGACCATCGATAAAATGGCCAGAATCTCTTGTAGTAATATTTGATGGTCAATATCATAATGACATGAGTCCGTTTTATAACTGGGCAAATGAATTAAATATTAAAAAGGACAATGTTACTTTTATTGCTTTTGTAAGCGATAAGAAAAAATCGACCATTGACGAGGCGCATCTTATAGATCGTAAGTTGATCAAATGGTCTGGAGGTATTACTGATTCAGAAACAAAGAAATTGCTGAGTAAATCTTTTGATCTTCAAATTAATCATTTTAATAAAGAAAATGATTTGCTAGAGTATGTAAGCCTAGCCTTACCGTCTAGTTTAAAGGTAGCTTATGGTGGTGATAAAGAGTCACTATTTGATTTATCTATAGGTGTAGAGATTAATGATTATAAAGGCTTGATAGCAGAATTAAAGAAATATTTAAAAATATTAACTCAATAA
- a CDS encoding ammonium transporter, whose protein sequence is MGKKVNFIVLAVLVLISLTFSNPYTENGDMSAIDSGDTAWMLIASAFVLLMTPGLAFFYGGMVNKKSMISTMLQSFVALGVVSILWVIVGFSLAFGESYYGIIGNPMTYFNFKNVGLAPNPDFAGTVPFLVFALFQLKFAIITPALITGSFAERVRFRSYILFMVLFTLFIYTPLAHMTWHPDGLLRNLGVLDFAGGTVVHMSAGFAALAGAVYLGKRKKITHDPANVPYIILGTGLLWFGWFGFNAGSALAANADAAIAFANTNIASATAMITWMFYERFSNRKMSAVGACIGAIVGLVAITPAAGFVTISQSIFIGFATAITSNIAISLFSKTGIDDTLDVFPSHGVGGIVGMILTAVFAKDVGLVHGETETFMWHIIALIGVSVFTFGGSLLFYKLVDILIPIRVRDDQEERGLDVSQHGEEVS, encoded by the coding sequence ATGGGCAAGAAGGTTAATTTTATTGTTTTAGCTGTTTTAGTACTTATCAGTTTAACGTTTAGCAATCCATATACAGAAAATGGTGATATGAGCGCCATTGACAGTGGCGATACCGCATGGATGTTAATCGCTTCAGCATTTGTATTATTAATGACTCCAGGACTTGCCTTTTTCTATGGCGGTATGGTGAATAAAAAATCAATGATATCTACCATGTTACAAAGTTTTGTAGCACTAGGCGTGGTAAGTATACTATGGGTAATTGTAGGTTTCTCACTTGCCTTTGGAGAAAGCTATTATGGAATCATAGGAAATCCAATGACTTATTTCAATTTTAAAAATGTAGGTCTTGCTCCTAATCCTGATTTTGCTGGAACCGTTCCTTTTTTAGTTTTTGCTTTATTTCAATTAAAATTTGCCATCATCACACCAGCTTTAATAACCGGTAGTTTTGCCGAGCGTGTGCGATTTAGAAGTTATATTCTATTTATGGTCTTGTTTACGCTATTCATTTACACACCACTAGCTCACATGACATGGCATCCAGATGGATTATTACGCAATTTAGGAGTATTAGACTTTGCAGGTGGAACGGTTGTTCATATGAGCGCTGGATTTGCAGCACTTGCAGGAGCAGTTTATTTAGGGAAACGCAAAAAAATCACACACGATCCAGCAAATGTGCCTTATATCATTTTAGGAACTGGATTGCTTTGGTTTGGATGGTTTGGTTTTAATGCTGGTAGTGCACTAGCCGCAAATGCAGATGCCGCCATAGCCTTTGCAAACACAAATATTGCTAGTGCCACCGCAATGATCACATGGATGTTTTACGAACGTTTCTCTAATCGTAAAATGAGCGCTGTAGGCGCATGTATCGGTGCTATTGTCGGACTAGTTGCCATTACACCTGCTGCAGGTTTTGTTACTATTTCACAAAGTATATTTATTGGATTTGCTACAGCTATTACTAGTAATATCGCCATTTCATTATTTTCTAAAACTGGTATTGACGATACACTAGACGTTTTCCCTAGTCATGGAGTTGGCGGAATAGTAGGTATGATTCTAACTGCTGTTTTTGCAAAAGATGTTGGACTTGTACATGGTGAGACGGAAACCTTTATGTGGCATATTATAGCGCTTATAGGAGTTTCTGTATTTACCTTCGGTGGTAGTTTGTTATTCTATAAACTGGTTGATATTTTGATTCCTATAAGAGTAAGAGACGATCAGGAAGAACGCGGACTAGATGTTAGCCAGCACGGTGAAGAAGTGAGTTAA
- a CDS encoding bifunctional metallophosphatase/5'-nucleotidase produces MERRKFIRNTSAGMVAGAALWSNYALASGIFTGPELEPGTKKITILHTNDTHSHIEPISGGRNDGRGGVARRAAIINKVRSENPNTLLLDCGDIFQGTPYFNFYGGELEIKLMSMMGYDAATIGNHDFDNSIEGLYKQLPHADFDFVISNYDFSNTIMDGHTKPHKVIVKDGVRIGLFGVGIKLDGLVDPKMYKETVYNDPIEVAKDQIKTLRETEKCDLVICMSHLGYSYRGDRVSDLSLAAATSGIDLIIGGHTHTFLDAPEIVKNASGKDVMVNQVGCYGINLGRIDFYFKEGKIDKGVDVVYEI; encoded by the coding sequence ATGGAAAGAAGAAAATTTATACGCAACACAAGTGCTGGAATGGTAGCTGGTGCGGCTTTATGGTCTAACTATGCTCTTGCTAGTGGTATTTTTACAGGACCAGAATTAGAGCCTGGAACTAAGAAAATCACGATCTTACACACTAACGATACGCATTCTCATATAGAACCTATTTCTGGTGGTCGTAATGATGGACGTGGTGGTGTTGCTCGTAGAGCAGCAATTATTAACAAGGTACGTTCAGAAAACCCAAATACACTATTACTAGACTGTGGTGATATCTTTCAAGGCACGCCCTATTTCAATTTCTATGGTGGCGAGCTAGAGATCAAGTTAATGTCTATGATGGGTTATGATGCTGCAACTATAGGAAATCATGATTTTGATAACAGTATTGAAGGTCTTTACAAACAACTACCGCATGCCGATTTTGACTTTGTGATCTCTAATTATGACTTCTCAAACACCATCATGGATGGACATACTAAACCTCATAAAGTTATAGTTAAGGATGGTGTGCGCATCGGGCTATTTGGTGTAGGAATAAAACTAGATGGATTAGTAGATCCAAAAATGTATAAGGAAACTGTTTATAACGACCCTATTGAAGTCGCAAAAGATCAAATTAAAACCTTGCGAGAAACAGAAAAATGTGATCTAGTAATTTGCATGTCGCATTTAGGCTACTCTTATAGAGGTGATCGAGTATCTGACCTATCACTTGCCGCAGCCACATCAGGTATAGACCTTATCATAGGTGGTCATACACACACATTTCTAGACGCACCAGAAATCGTTAAAAATGCCTCAGGAAAAGATGTCATGGTCAATCAGGTAGGTTGCTATGGAATCAACTTGGGCCGTATTGATTTCTACTTTAAAGAAGGTAAAATTGATAAAGGAGTCGACGTGGTTTATGAGATTTAA
- a CDS encoding 5'-nucleotidase C-terminal domain-containing protein, whose product MKTSIYKRLGKAFLYLAFAKAILITTSCKSDHLYLTKVTSTQTHIDSTLQSVAQIEAYITPFKKSLDAQMDEQLSFNPVSMNKNDYKYNTPIGNMLATIVREQGEPIYKSRTGKNIDIVLLNHGGIRAGMPAGPVTMRRAYEIMPFDNEITIAELSGDQMNELINYLIDRKRAHPFDGMKIILNADDSVNEITIQNQPLDKDRTYIVATNDYLYNGGDDMSFFKGAPMMKIDYKIRNAVIDYFKKVDTIKFERDNRFEVLD is encoded by the coding sequence ATGAAAACATCTATATATAAGCGTCTGGGAAAGGCTTTTTTATATCTCGCTTTCGCGAAAGCGATATTAATCACAACCTCTTGCAAATCAGATCATTTATACCTCACCAAAGTAACTAGTACACAAACACATATAGACAGCACCTTACAAAGTGTCGCTCAAATTGAGGCTTATATAACACCATTTAAAAAATCACTGGACGCTCAAATGGATGAACAGCTAAGCTTCAATCCAGTCTCAATGAATAAAAATGATTATAAATACAATACACCAATTGGTAATATGCTAGCTACAATTGTACGTGAGCAAGGTGAGCCTATTTATAAATCAAGAACAGGCAAAAACATAGATATAGTTTTACTTAATCATGGTGGTATTAGAGCAGGAATGCCTGCAGGACCTGTAACCATGAGAAGAGCTTATGAAATCATGCCTTTTGACAACGAGATCACTATTGCTGAATTATCTGGTGATCAAATGAATGAACTAATTAATTACCTGATTGATCGCAAAAGAGCGCATCCATTTGATGGAATGAAAATTATTTTAAATGCAGATGATAGTGTAAATGAGATAACCATTCAAAATCAACCGTTAGATAAAGACAGAACCTATATCGTGGCTACTAATGACTATCTCTATAATGGCGGAGATGACATGAGTTTTTTCAAAGGCGCTCCAATGATGAAGATTGATTATAAAATACGTAATGCTGTCATTGATTACTTTAAGAAAGTGGATACCATAAAATTTGAACGAGACAACCGATTTGAGGTTTTAGATTAA
- the dapA gene encoding 4-hydroxy-tetrahydrodipicolinate synthase, with product MQDLIGTGVALITPFTATGEVDHSALEQVVNFQIDNGIDYLVVLGTTGESATLTTDEKNAVKSTITKANAGRLPMVLGIGGSNTAAVVDEINNTDLSDYVAILSVSPAYNKPTQEGIYQHFKAVATATDKPIILYNVPGRTASNMAVETVVRLAHDFENIVGIKEAAGDIVQAMKLIQYTPKDFLVISGDDMITLPMVLAGGAGVISVIGQGLPQGFSDMVRYGLNGDVEEAYELHYKIASSIDLIFEQGNPGGIKALMAHLGLIKENLRLPLVPVNNDLKSRIEAFMNQYVA from the coding sequence ATGCAAGATTTAATAGGAACTGGTGTAGCGCTTATTACACCTTTTACAGCGACTGGTGAAGTAGATCACAGCGCATTAGAACAAGTGGTGAACTTTCAAATTGATAACGGTATAGATTATCTAGTAGTGCTGGGTACTACAGGGGAAAGTGCGACTTTAACCACTGATGAGAAAAATGCAGTAAAATCTACTATTACCAAAGCAAATGCAGGAAGATTGCCTATGGTACTAGGAATAGGTGGTAGTAATACTGCAGCTGTTGTGGATGAAATTAATAACACAGATTTAAGTGATTATGTTGCCATTTTATCTGTTTCTCCTGCTTATAATAAGCCAACACAAGAAGGGATTTACCAGCATTTTAAGGCTGTAGCAACTGCAACAGATAAGCCTATTATTTTGTATAATGTGCCTGGGAGAACTGCTTCTAACATGGCGGTTGAAACAGTGGTACGTCTTGCTCATGATTTTGAAAATATAGTAGGAATTAAAGAAGCAGCTGGCGATATCGTACAGGCAATGAAATTAATACAATATACTCCTAAAGATTTCTTAGTAATATCAGGTGATGATATGATTACGTTACCTATGGTATTAGCCGGTGGAGCTGGTGTTATTTCTGTGATAGGTCAAGGATTACCACAAGGCTTTAGTGACATGGTGCGTTATGGATTGAATGGTGATGTAGAAGAAGCTTATGAGTTACATTATAAAATAGCGTCAAGTATAGATTTAATTTTTGAACAAGGTAATCCTGGCGGAATTAAAGCCTTGATGGCACATCTAGGATTAATTAAAGAGAATCTAAGGTTGCCATTAGTGCCTGTAAATAATGATTTAAAGTCTAGGATAGAGGCTTTTATGAATCAGTATGTGGCTTAA
- a CDS encoding beta-N-acetylhexosaminidase → MSARFLILCSLILTLFSCSEPQVKLTSPSIIPAPQSLQVNPGHFTINEETTLSNNDDFTASYNFLLSFLKDATDRDWDTKYSDNNVIILEYDSSIISKEGYNIISTDRNITIKSSTDAGAFYAVQSLIQLMPADIKNATEIYIPAVTIKDEPRFNYRGMHLDVSRHMFDVDFIKKYIDAMAMLKMNNFHWHLTDDQGWRIEIKKYPKLQEIAAYRDSTLLGHYNDTPHQYDGKRYGGYYTQEEVREVIAFAKARHINVIPEIEMPGHAQAAIAAYPELGCTGNNIDVAMKWGVFEDIYCPNEATFTFLENVLDEVMELFPSKYIHIGGDEAPKTQWKTSNVAQKVIKENGLKDEYELQSYFIQRMEKYINSKGRQIIGWDEILEGGLAPNATVMSWRGVEGAIEAAKAGHDVIMTPTSHCYFDYYQSENDDEPLAIGGFLPLEKVYNFNPIPEELTAEEAQLVLGVQGNVWTEYIKTSEQVEYMVFPRIFAMSEVAWSPSGERDYLEFVSRVENFNKRLQVLNINYANHLYELEGSLNEDQAYELTTMLPNNEIRFTLDGTLPVATSTVYEGPIPFKENMSLKAAVFENGEQLSSLFTQEFHYHKGVGATISINKEPHKSYPGSGAAGLINGIKGSDSRYGDSEWLGFWGDDIEIEIEFEEPIEINEIDLRFYHAPSQWVYAPEKYYLHLETEKGIISDLITIPNQNENLVISNYNSERFKGYEDLKFSKLRLVIPNYGTIPDGNQGAGNKAWTFIDEIIIN, encoded by the coding sequence ATGAGCGCTAGATTTCTAATTCTTTGTAGTTTGATATTAACACTGTTTTCATGCAGTGAACCTCAGGTAAAATTAACCAGTCCGTCTATTATACCAGCGCCTCAATCTTTGCAAGTAAATCCTGGACACTTCACTATTAATGAAGAAACTACATTGAGTAATAACGACGATTTTACAGCTTCCTATAACTTCCTATTATCTTTTTTGAAAGACGCTACAGATCGCGATTGGGATACAAAATACAGTGATAACAATGTCATTATACTAGAGTATGACTCTAGCATTATTTCAAAAGAAGGCTACAACATCATCAGTACAGACCGCAACATCACCATTAAATCAAGCACAGACGCTGGTGCATTCTATGCCGTGCAATCTCTGATTCAGTTGATGCCTGCAGATATAAAAAACGCAACAGAAATATACATCCCAGCAGTCACCATAAAAGATGAGCCGCGTTTTAATTACCGTGGTATGCACCTAGATGTTTCTAGACATATGTTTGATGTAGATTTTATCAAAAAATACATCGACGCCATGGCCATGCTCAAGATGAACAACTTTCATTGGCACCTTACAGACGATCAAGGCTGGCGCATTGAGATTAAAAAGTATCCTAAATTGCAAGAAATCGCCGCATATCGTGATTCTACTCTGCTTGGTCATTACAACGACACACCGCATCAATATGACGGTAAGAGATACGGCGGTTATTATACACAGGAAGAAGTACGTGAGGTGATCGCTTTCGCGAAAGCGAGACACATCAACGTCATCCCAGAAATAGAAATGCCTGGTCATGCACAAGCCGCTATTGCTGCCTATCCAGAATTGGGTTGCACAGGAAACAACATAGACGTGGCAATGAAATGGGGCGTTTTTGAAGATATCTATTGTCCTAATGAGGCAACGTTTACATTCCTTGAAAACGTGCTGGACGAAGTGATGGAATTATTTCCATCTAAATATATCCATATAGGTGGCGATGAAGCGCCAAAAACACAATGGAAAACCAGCAATGTCGCACAAAAAGTCATTAAAGAAAACGGATTAAAAGATGAGTATGAGCTACAGTCCTATTTTATCCAGCGCATGGAAAAATACATCAACTCAAAAGGTCGCCAGATCATAGGATGGGACGAGATTTTAGAAGGTGGACTTGCACCTAATGCTACGGTGATGAGCTGGCGTGGTGTAGAAGGCGCTATCGAGGCTGCAAAAGCCGGTCACGATGTAATCATGACACCTACATCGCATTGTTATTTTGATTATTATCAAAGTGAGAATGATGACGAACCGCTCGCCATAGGCGGATTTTTACCACTTGAAAAAGTATACAATTTCAATCCTATACCAGAAGAATTAACTGCAGAAGAAGCACAACTCGTTTTAGGCGTGCAAGGAAATGTATGGACAGAATACATAAAAACCAGCGAGCAAGTAGAATACATGGTATTCCCGCGCATCTTTGCCATGAGCGAGGTTGCCTGGAGTCCATCTGGCGAGAGAGATTACCTAGAATTTGTGAGCCGTGTAGAAAACTTCAATAAAAGACTACAAGTTCTAAATATCAATTATGCTAACCATTTATACGAGCTGGAAGGTTCTTTAAATGAAGATCAGGCCTATGAGTTAACAACGATGTTGCCCAATAATGAAATTAGATTCACTCTAGACGGCACTTTACCAGTGGCAACTTCTACAGTTTATGAAGGTCCCATCCCTTTTAAAGAAAACATGTCATTAAAAGCAGCGGTCTTTGAAAATGGTGAACAATTGAGCAGCTTATTCACTCAAGAGTTCCATTATCACAAAGGTGTAGGCGCAACCATTAGTATTAATAAAGAACCTCATAAATCCTATCCAGGTAGTGGCGCCGCAGGATTGATTAACGGAATTAAAGGAAGTGATTCTCGTTATGGTGATAGTGAGTGGTTAGGGTTTTGGGGTGATGATATTGAGATTGAAATCGAATTTGAAGAACCAATTGAGATCAATGAGATTGATTTACGATTTTATCATGCACCTAGTCAGTGGGTTTATGCGCCTGAGAAATATTATCTGCATTTAGAAACTGAAAAAGGCATAATATCCGACTTGATTACAATACCAAATCAAAACGAAAATCTAGTTATTTCAAATTATAATAGCGAACGGTTCAAGGGGTATGAAGACTTGAAGTTTTCTAAATTGCGACTTGTAATCCCTAACTACGGCACCATTCCAGACGGTAATCAAGGAGCAGGAAATAAAGCTTGGACTTTTATAGACGAAATCATAATTAACTGA
- a CDS encoding DNA-directed RNA polymerase subunit omega — translation MDTKNIKAPASTITYNRDQLTNPTGNMYEAISIIAKRAEQINTDVKEELIEKLEEFATYNDSLEEVFENKEQIEVSKFYERLPKPHQIAVQEWLDGKIYFRDTSKSE, via the coding sequence ATGGATACTAAAAACATAAAAGCGCCAGCAAGTACTATTACTTATAACAGGGATCAATTAACTAATCCTACTGGTAATATGTACGAGGCTATTTCAATCATAGCAAAGCGTGCTGAACAAATTAATACCGATGTAAAGGAAGAGCTTATTGAAAAGCTTGAGGAATTTGCTACTTACAATGACTCTCTTGAAGAAGTTTTTGAGAATAAAGAGCAAATTGAAGTGTCTAAATTCTATGAGCGTTTACCTAAGCCTCACCAGATAGCTGTTCAAGAATGGTTAGACGGTAAGATTTATTTTAGAGATACCTCTAAATCAGAATAG